In the Silurus meridionalis isolate SWU-2019-XX chromosome 6, ASM1480568v1, whole genome shotgun sequence genome, one interval contains:
- the sema4f gene encoding semaphorin-4F isoform X1 yields MKLDTCLLAALVALVLPLCSWTAALSSHEDNMVLSSTVTSGHWKFNDVTNISTFLLDPDTGMLYLGARDAIIAVDTAKTLMYRKIMWNVTEEKSSSCVTKGKTEADCNNYIRLLEFLGDGRIYACGTYAFDPQCAFVNISNFTLEKFEDGTDKMEIGKGKCPFEPSQHYTAVMAGGILYTATTSNFLGTLFDISRATGVEQERIRTERSINWLSDPEFVSSAFIQEDQNNNPTGEDDKIYFFFTEVAKEYDFYTKVKVPRVARVCKSDIGGMKTLQRRWTTFLKAQLVCEDRGSGQRFNILTDVFTKQHEPGDPSSTHFYGIFTSQWEREEMSAVCVYSLKDITKVMDGPFKELKRTCENWMNPEPVPTPRPGQCLNNALKAQGFDSSLKLPDKVLTFMRDHPLMENSVVAAPLLVRNGVTYTKVAVTLTPLSNSKHNATVLHLGTDHGELHRIAVVGPNATLLQEIPLFPASESINNILLYKDDALVGSPNSLVKLPAKGCSLYNSCEMCARAHSLGCVWSINKAACSLAATESGEVLKSDVLISRCGSSTERCSPEIKDLPVSEGLHVLLPCVQVSPRPCHWKHPPQRHTRRHLSDLEVRVTSESNGTYMCFCEEAGREQPACPRAAFRLLLQEPRASLSALQSSSRQFVASYILSFLVGVAVCVFVVCLICRHHKRGGGGHSSSTSEKGRDLLPSSDTPQSPSSSSLFSEAVPFAEKRNGTLNGHGGHISERKCGYIYTNSSGLKLQDTSLHLVDEFPGRERAGLEGEEEGLGDGLSEIGEGLSGLEEELAKLHVLRGAPLAQCEESSI; encoded by the exons tatTGAGTTCGACGGTGACCAGTGGCCACTGGAAATTCAACGACGTGACTAACATCAGCACTTTTCTATTGGACCCAGATACTGGGATGCTCTACCTGGGGGCACGAGATGCGATCATTGCTGTGGACACTGCCAAAACATTAATGTATCGCAAG ATTATGTGGAATGTTACAGAAGAGAAGAGCAGCTCATGTGTGACGAAAGGAAAGACAGAG GCTGACTGCAATAATTACATCCGTCTGCTGGAGTTCCTAGGTGATGGCCGCATTTATGCCTGTGGCACATATGCCTTCGACCCCCAGTGTGCCTTTGTG AATATCTCAAATTTTACGCTGGAAAAATTTGAGGACGGCACGGATAAGATGGAGATTGGAAAAGGGAAATGCCCCTTTGAGCCCAGTCAGCACTATACTGCGGTCATGGCAG gGGGGATTCTGTACACTGCAACGACAAGTAACTTCCTGGGGACTCTTTTTGACATCTCCAGAGCAACAGGCGTTGAGCAAGAGCGCATCCGGACCGAACGGTCCATCAACTGGCTCAGCG ATCCCGAGTTTGTCAGCTCAGCCTTTATCCAAGAGGATCAAAACAACAACCCAACAGGCGAAGATGACAAGATCTACTTCTTCTTTACTGAAGTGGCCAAAGAATATGACTTCTACACCAAGGTCAAAGTGCCCAGAGTGGCTCGAGTGTGTAAG TCTGACATCGGCGGCATGAAGACCTTACAGAGGCGCTGGACAACGTTCCTTAAGGCTCAGTTGGTGTGTGAGGATCGAGGGAGTGGTCAGCGCTTTAACATTCTGACTGATGTCTTTACCAAACAGCACGAGCCAGGAGACCCCAGCAGCACACACTTCTATGGTATCTTCACCTCGCAGTG ggagagGGAGGAAatgtctgcagtgtgtgtgtacagtctaAAGGACATCACTAAGGTGATGGATGGACCCTTTAAAGAGCTTAAGAGGACTTGCGAGAACTGGATGAACCCAGAACCAGTGCCTACACCCAGGCCGGGCCAG TGTCTGAACAACGCTCTGAAAGCACAGGGTTTCGATTCGTCTCTGAAGTTGCCTGATAAAGTGCTGACATTCATGCGAGACCACCCTCTCATGGAGAACAGTGTGGTGGCAGCACCTCTACTGGTCAGGAACGGAGTTACATACACCAAAGTGGCTGTAACTCTGACCCCTCTCTCCAACAGCAAGCATAATGCTACAGTTCTGCATCTTGGGACAG aTCACGGAGAGCTTCACAGAATTGCAGTAGTCGGGCCGAATGCAACTCTACTTCAAGAAATCCCTCTTTTTCCAGCATCAGAGTCCATCAACAATATCCTTCTATACAAG GATGACGCTCTGGTCGGTTCTCCAAACTCTCTGGTGAAGTTGCCTGCAAAAGGCTGCTCTCTCTACAATTCCTGTGAAATGTGTGCACGTGCACATTCCCTCGGCTGTGTGTGGAGCATAAACAAGGCTGCCTGTAGCCTGGCTGCCACAGA ATCTGGGGAAGTGCTGAAATCTGATGTTTTGATCAGTCGGTGTGGAAGTAGTACAG AACGTTGCTCTCCTGAGATAAAAGACTTGCCTGTATCAGAGGGGCTGCATGTGTTGCTGCCCTGTGTTCAGGTCTCTCCTCGTCCCTGTCACTGGAAACACCCACCCCAAAGACACACTCGACGCCATCTTTCTGACCTGGAGGTACGGGTCACTTCTGAAAGCAATGGCACCTACATGTGCTTCTGTGAGGAAGCCGGGCGGGAGCAGCCAGCCTGTCCCAGGGCTGCATTCAGACTTCTGCTGCAGGAGCCGAGAGCCAGTTTGAGCGCCTTGCAATCATCCAGCCGTCAGTTTGTGGCCAGCTACATACTGTCTTTCCTCGTTGGTGTTGCAGTTTGCGTCTTTGTCGTGTGTCTTATTTGCCGGCATCACAAGAGAGGAGGAGGTGGTCATTCATCATCAACCTCAGAAAAGGGGCGGGACCTGTTGCCCTCTTCAGATACGCCGCAGTCACCCAGCAGCTCCAGTCTGTTCTCTGAGGCAGTACCCTTTGCAGAGAAGAGAAACGGGACATTAAATGGCCATGGAGGTCATATTTCTGAGAGGAAATGTGGTTATATTTATACTAATTCAAGTGGACTTAAGCTACAAGATACATCACTCCACCTGGTGGATGAATTCCCTGGTCGAGAGAGGGCAGGGCttgaaggagaagaggagggACTAGGGGACGGACTTAGTGAAATAGGGGAAGGACTATCAGGACTGGAGGAAGAACTTGCTAAGCTACATGTGCTCAGAGGAGCACCATTAGCACAGTGTGAAGAGAGCTCCATTTGA
- the sema4f gene encoding semaphorin-4F isoform X2, whose protein sequence is MKLDTCLLAALVALVLPLCSWTAALSSHEVLSSTVTSGHWKFNDVTNISTFLLDPDTGMLYLGARDAIIAVDTAKTLMYRKIMWNVTEEKSSSCVTKGKTEADCNNYIRLLEFLGDGRIYACGTYAFDPQCAFVNISNFTLEKFEDGTDKMEIGKGKCPFEPSQHYTAVMAGGILYTATTSNFLGTLFDISRATGVEQERIRTERSINWLSDPEFVSSAFIQEDQNNNPTGEDDKIYFFFTEVAKEYDFYTKVKVPRVARVCKSDIGGMKTLQRRWTTFLKAQLVCEDRGSGQRFNILTDVFTKQHEPGDPSSTHFYGIFTSQWEREEMSAVCVYSLKDITKVMDGPFKELKRTCENWMNPEPVPTPRPGQCLNNALKAQGFDSSLKLPDKVLTFMRDHPLMENSVVAAPLLVRNGVTYTKVAVTLTPLSNSKHNATVLHLGTDHGELHRIAVVGPNATLLQEIPLFPASESINNILLYKDDALVGSPNSLVKLPAKGCSLYNSCEMCARAHSLGCVWSINKAACSLAATESGEVLKSDVLISRCGSSTERCSPEIKDLPVSEGLHVLLPCVQVSPRPCHWKHPPQRHTRRHLSDLEVRVTSESNGTYMCFCEEAGREQPACPRAAFRLLLQEPRASLSALQSSSRQFVASYILSFLVGVAVCVFVVCLICRHHKRGGGGHSSSTSEKGRDLLPSSDTPQSPSSSSLFSEAVPFAEKRNGTLNGHGGHISERKCGYIYTNSSGLKLQDTSLHLVDEFPGRERAGLEGEEEGLGDGLSEIGEGLSGLEEELAKLHVLRGAPLAQCEESSI, encoded by the exons tatTGAGTTCGACGGTGACCAGTGGCCACTGGAAATTCAACGACGTGACTAACATCAGCACTTTTCTATTGGACCCAGATACTGGGATGCTCTACCTGGGGGCACGAGATGCGATCATTGCTGTGGACACTGCCAAAACATTAATGTATCGCAAG ATTATGTGGAATGTTACAGAAGAGAAGAGCAGCTCATGTGTGACGAAAGGAAAGACAGAG GCTGACTGCAATAATTACATCCGTCTGCTGGAGTTCCTAGGTGATGGCCGCATTTATGCCTGTGGCACATATGCCTTCGACCCCCAGTGTGCCTTTGTG AATATCTCAAATTTTACGCTGGAAAAATTTGAGGACGGCACGGATAAGATGGAGATTGGAAAAGGGAAATGCCCCTTTGAGCCCAGTCAGCACTATACTGCGGTCATGGCAG gGGGGATTCTGTACACTGCAACGACAAGTAACTTCCTGGGGACTCTTTTTGACATCTCCAGAGCAACAGGCGTTGAGCAAGAGCGCATCCGGACCGAACGGTCCATCAACTGGCTCAGCG ATCCCGAGTTTGTCAGCTCAGCCTTTATCCAAGAGGATCAAAACAACAACCCAACAGGCGAAGATGACAAGATCTACTTCTTCTTTACTGAAGTGGCCAAAGAATATGACTTCTACACCAAGGTCAAAGTGCCCAGAGTGGCTCGAGTGTGTAAG TCTGACATCGGCGGCATGAAGACCTTACAGAGGCGCTGGACAACGTTCCTTAAGGCTCAGTTGGTGTGTGAGGATCGAGGGAGTGGTCAGCGCTTTAACATTCTGACTGATGTCTTTACCAAACAGCACGAGCCAGGAGACCCCAGCAGCACACACTTCTATGGTATCTTCACCTCGCAGTG ggagagGGAGGAAatgtctgcagtgtgtgtgtacagtctaAAGGACATCACTAAGGTGATGGATGGACCCTTTAAAGAGCTTAAGAGGACTTGCGAGAACTGGATGAACCCAGAACCAGTGCCTACACCCAGGCCGGGCCAG TGTCTGAACAACGCTCTGAAAGCACAGGGTTTCGATTCGTCTCTGAAGTTGCCTGATAAAGTGCTGACATTCATGCGAGACCACCCTCTCATGGAGAACAGTGTGGTGGCAGCACCTCTACTGGTCAGGAACGGAGTTACATACACCAAAGTGGCTGTAACTCTGACCCCTCTCTCCAACAGCAAGCATAATGCTACAGTTCTGCATCTTGGGACAG aTCACGGAGAGCTTCACAGAATTGCAGTAGTCGGGCCGAATGCAACTCTACTTCAAGAAATCCCTCTTTTTCCAGCATCAGAGTCCATCAACAATATCCTTCTATACAAG GATGACGCTCTGGTCGGTTCTCCAAACTCTCTGGTGAAGTTGCCTGCAAAAGGCTGCTCTCTCTACAATTCCTGTGAAATGTGTGCACGTGCACATTCCCTCGGCTGTGTGTGGAGCATAAACAAGGCTGCCTGTAGCCTGGCTGCCACAGA ATCTGGGGAAGTGCTGAAATCTGATGTTTTGATCAGTCGGTGTGGAAGTAGTACAG AACGTTGCTCTCCTGAGATAAAAGACTTGCCTGTATCAGAGGGGCTGCATGTGTTGCTGCCCTGTGTTCAGGTCTCTCCTCGTCCCTGTCACTGGAAACACCCACCCCAAAGACACACTCGACGCCATCTTTCTGACCTGGAGGTACGGGTCACTTCTGAAAGCAATGGCACCTACATGTGCTTCTGTGAGGAAGCCGGGCGGGAGCAGCCAGCCTGTCCCAGGGCTGCATTCAGACTTCTGCTGCAGGAGCCGAGAGCCAGTTTGAGCGCCTTGCAATCATCCAGCCGTCAGTTTGTGGCCAGCTACATACTGTCTTTCCTCGTTGGTGTTGCAGTTTGCGTCTTTGTCGTGTGTCTTATTTGCCGGCATCACAAGAGAGGAGGAGGTGGTCATTCATCATCAACCTCAGAAAAGGGGCGGGACCTGTTGCCCTCTTCAGATACGCCGCAGTCACCCAGCAGCTCCAGTCTGTTCTCTGAGGCAGTACCCTTTGCAGAGAAGAGAAACGGGACATTAAATGGCCATGGAGGTCATATTTCTGAGAGGAAATGTGGTTATATTTATACTAATTCAAGTGGACTTAAGCTACAAGATACATCACTCCACCTGGTGGATGAATTCCCTGGTCGAGAGAGGGCAGGGCttgaaggagaagaggagggACTAGGGGACGGACTTAGTGAAATAGGGGAAGGACTATCAGGACTGGAGGAAGAACTTGCTAAGCTACATGTGCTCAGAGGAGCACCATTAGCACAGTGTGAAGAGAGCTCCATTTGA
- the sema4f gene encoding semaphorin-4F isoform X3, whose amino-acid sequence MLYLGARDAIIAVDTAKTLMYRKIMWNVTEEKSSSCVTKGKTEADCNNYIRLLEFLGDGRIYACGTYAFDPQCAFVNISNFTLEKFEDGTDKMEIGKGKCPFEPSQHYTAVMAGGILYTATTSNFLGTLFDISRATGVEQERIRTERSINWLSDPEFVSSAFIQEDQNNNPTGEDDKIYFFFTEVAKEYDFYTKVKVPRVARVCKSDIGGMKTLQRRWTTFLKAQLVCEDRGSGQRFNILTDVFTKQHEPGDPSSTHFYGIFTSQWEREEMSAVCVYSLKDITKVMDGPFKELKRTCENWMNPEPVPTPRPGQCLNNALKAQGFDSSLKLPDKVLTFMRDHPLMENSVVAAPLLVRNGVTYTKVAVTLTPLSNSKHNATVLHLGTDHGELHRIAVVGPNATLLQEIPLFPASESINNILLYKDDALVGSPNSLVKLPAKGCSLYNSCEMCARAHSLGCVWSINKAACSLAATESGEVLKSDVLISRCGSSTERCSPEIKDLPVSEGLHVLLPCVQVSPRPCHWKHPPQRHTRRHLSDLEVRVTSESNGTYMCFCEEAGREQPACPRAAFRLLLQEPRASLSALQSSSRQFVASYILSFLVGVAVCVFVVCLICRHHKRGGGGHSSSTSEKGRDLLPSSDTPQSPSSSSLFSEAVPFAEKRNGTLNGHGGHISERKCGYIYTNSSGLKLQDTSLHLVDEFPGRERAGLEGEEEGLGDGLSEIGEGLSGLEEELAKLHVLRGAPLAQCEESSI is encoded by the exons ATGCTCTACCTGGGGGCACGAGATGCGATCATTGCTGTGGACACTGCCAAAACATTAATGTATCGCAAG ATTATGTGGAATGTTACAGAAGAGAAGAGCAGCTCATGTGTGACGAAAGGAAAGACAGAG GCTGACTGCAATAATTACATCCGTCTGCTGGAGTTCCTAGGTGATGGCCGCATTTATGCCTGTGGCACATATGCCTTCGACCCCCAGTGTGCCTTTGTG AATATCTCAAATTTTACGCTGGAAAAATTTGAGGACGGCACGGATAAGATGGAGATTGGAAAAGGGAAATGCCCCTTTGAGCCCAGTCAGCACTATACTGCGGTCATGGCAG gGGGGATTCTGTACACTGCAACGACAAGTAACTTCCTGGGGACTCTTTTTGACATCTCCAGAGCAACAGGCGTTGAGCAAGAGCGCATCCGGACCGAACGGTCCATCAACTGGCTCAGCG ATCCCGAGTTTGTCAGCTCAGCCTTTATCCAAGAGGATCAAAACAACAACCCAACAGGCGAAGATGACAAGATCTACTTCTTCTTTACTGAAGTGGCCAAAGAATATGACTTCTACACCAAGGTCAAAGTGCCCAGAGTGGCTCGAGTGTGTAAG TCTGACATCGGCGGCATGAAGACCTTACAGAGGCGCTGGACAACGTTCCTTAAGGCTCAGTTGGTGTGTGAGGATCGAGGGAGTGGTCAGCGCTTTAACATTCTGACTGATGTCTTTACCAAACAGCACGAGCCAGGAGACCCCAGCAGCACACACTTCTATGGTATCTTCACCTCGCAGTG ggagagGGAGGAAatgtctgcagtgtgtgtgtacagtctaAAGGACATCACTAAGGTGATGGATGGACCCTTTAAAGAGCTTAAGAGGACTTGCGAGAACTGGATGAACCCAGAACCAGTGCCTACACCCAGGCCGGGCCAG TGTCTGAACAACGCTCTGAAAGCACAGGGTTTCGATTCGTCTCTGAAGTTGCCTGATAAAGTGCTGACATTCATGCGAGACCACCCTCTCATGGAGAACAGTGTGGTGGCAGCACCTCTACTGGTCAGGAACGGAGTTACATACACCAAAGTGGCTGTAACTCTGACCCCTCTCTCCAACAGCAAGCATAATGCTACAGTTCTGCATCTTGGGACAG aTCACGGAGAGCTTCACAGAATTGCAGTAGTCGGGCCGAATGCAACTCTACTTCAAGAAATCCCTCTTTTTCCAGCATCAGAGTCCATCAACAATATCCTTCTATACAAG GATGACGCTCTGGTCGGTTCTCCAAACTCTCTGGTGAAGTTGCCTGCAAAAGGCTGCTCTCTCTACAATTCCTGTGAAATGTGTGCACGTGCACATTCCCTCGGCTGTGTGTGGAGCATAAACAAGGCTGCCTGTAGCCTGGCTGCCACAGA ATCTGGGGAAGTGCTGAAATCTGATGTTTTGATCAGTCGGTGTGGAAGTAGTACAG AACGTTGCTCTCCTGAGATAAAAGACTTGCCTGTATCAGAGGGGCTGCATGTGTTGCTGCCCTGTGTTCAGGTCTCTCCTCGTCCCTGTCACTGGAAACACCCACCCCAAAGACACACTCGACGCCATCTTTCTGACCTGGAGGTACGGGTCACTTCTGAAAGCAATGGCACCTACATGTGCTTCTGTGAGGAAGCCGGGCGGGAGCAGCCAGCCTGTCCCAGGGCTGCATTCAGACTTCTGCTGCAGGAGCCGAGAGCCAGTTTGAGCGCCTTGCAATCATCCAGCCGTCAGTTTGTGGCCAGCTACATACTGTCTTTCCTCGTTGGTGTTGCAGTTTGCGTCTTTGTCGTGTGTCTTATTTGCCGGCATCACAAGAGAGGAGGAGGTGGTCATTCATCATCAACCTCAGAAAAGGGGCGGGACCTGTTGCCCTCTTCAGATACGCCGCAGTCACCCAGCAGCTCCAGTCTGTTCTCTGAGGCAGTACCCTTTGCAGAGAAGAGAAACGGGACATTAAATGGCCATGGAGGTCATATTTCTGAGAGGAAATGTGGTTATATTTATACTAATTCAAGTGGACTTAAGCTACAAGATACATCACTCCACCTGGTGGATGAATTCCCTGGTCGAGAGAGGGCAGGGCttgaaggagaagaggagggACTAGGGGACGGACTTAGTGAAATAGGGGAAGGACTATCAGGACTGGAGGAAGAACTTGCTAAGCTACATGTGCTCAGAGGAGCACCATTAGCACAGTGTGAAGAGAGCTCCATTTGA